The following are encoded together in the Callithrix jacchus isolate 240 chromosome 19, calJac240_pri, whole genome shotgun sequence genome:
- the EPHX1 gene encoding epoxide hydrolase 1, translating to MWLEIILTSVLGFAIYWFISRDKEETLPLEDGWWGPGTRPAAREDESIRPFKVETSDEEIHDLHQRIDKFRFTPPLEDSCFHYGFNSNYLKKVISYWRNEFDWKKQVEILNRYPHFKTKIEGLDIHFIHVKPPQLPAGRTPKPLLMVHGWPGSFYEFYKIIPLLTDPKNHGLSDEHIFEVICPSIPGYGFSEASCKKGFNTVATARIFYKLMLRLGFQEFYIQGGDWGSLICTNMAQLVPSHVKGLHLNMCLVLSNFSTLTVLLGPRFGRFFGYTERDMELLYPFKEKVFYSLMRESGYMHIQCTKPDTVGCALSDSPVGLAAYILEKFSTWTNTEFRYLEDGGLERKFSLDDLLTNVMLYWTTGTIVSSQRFYKENLGQGWMTQKHERMKVYVPTGFSAFPSELIHTPEKWVRLKYPKLISYSYMARGGHFAAFEEPDLLAQDIRKFLSVLERQ from the exons ATGTGGCTAGAAATCATCCTCACATCAGTGCTGGGCTTTGCCATCTACTGGTTCATCTCCCGGGACAAAGAGGAAACTTTGCCACTTGAAGATGGGTGGTGGGGGCCGGGCACGAGGCCGGCAGCCAGGGAGGACGAGAGCATCCGCCCTTTCAAGGTGGAAACGTCAGATGAGGAGATCCAC GACTTACACCAGAGGATCGATAAGTTCCGTTTCACCCCACCTTTGGAAGACAGCTGCTTCCACTATGGCTTCAACTCCAACTATCTGAAGAAAGTCATCTCCTACTGGCGGAATGAATTTGACTGGAAGAAGCAGGTGGAGATTCTCAACAGATACCCTCACTTCAAGACTAAGATTGAAG GGCTGGACATCCACTTCATCCATGTGAAGCCCCCCCAGCTGCCTGCAGGCCGCACCCCGAAGCCCTTGCTGATGGTGCACGGCTGGCCTGGCTCTTTCTATGAGTTTTATAAGATTATCCCACTCCTGACTGACCCTAAGAACCACGGTCTGAGCGATGAGCACATTTTTGAAGTCATCTGCCCTTCCATCCCTGGCTACGGCTTTTCGGAGGCATCCTGCAAGAAGG GGTTCAACACGGTGGCCACCGCCAGGATCTTTTACAAGCTAATGCTGCGACTGGGCTTCCAGGAATTCTACATTCAAGGCGGGGACTGGGGGTCCCTGATCTGCACCAATATGGCCCAGCTGGTGCCCAG CCACGTGAAAGGCCTGCACCTGAACATGTGTTTGGTGTTAAGCAACTTCTCCACCCTGACTGTTCTCCTGGGACCGCGTTTCGGGAGGTTTTTTGGCTACACCGAGAGGGACATGGAGCTGCTGTACCCCTTCAAAGAGAAGGTCTTCTACAGCCTGATGAGGGAGAGTGGCTACATGCACATCCAGTGTACCAAGCCTGACACTGTGG GCTGTGCTCTGAGTGACTCTCCTGTGGGCCTGGCCGCCTATATCCTAGAGAAGTTTTCCACCTGGACCAATACGGAATTCCGATACCTGGAGGATGGAGGCCTGGAAAG GAAGTTCTCCCTGGACGACTTGCTGACCAACGTCATGCTCTACTGGACAACAGGAACCATCGTCTCCTCCCAGCGCTTCTACAAGGAGAACCTGGGACAGGGCTGGATGACCCAGAAGCATGAGCG GATGAAGGTCTACGTGCCCACTGGCTTCTCTGCCTTCCCTTCTGAGTTAATCCACACGCCTGAAAAGTGGGTAAGGCTCAAGTACCCGAAGCTCATCTCCTATTCCTACATGGCTCGTGGGGGCCACTTTGCAGCCTTTGAGGAGCCAGACCTGCTCGCCCAGGACATCCGCAAGTTTCTGTCAGTGCTAGAGCGGCAGTGA